Proteins from a genomic interval of Ramlibacter algicola:
- a CDS encoding efflux RND transporter periplasmic adaptor subunit: protein MPADLPPDRAPAPVTAGPPPRRFGRFGLGIGALVAVFVVAALAVGGWYLTQPANTASAGPGGAPGAGGGGRGGGAGGGGARGGPPTTVGVATAERSNLSVTLEALGTVTPVATVRVRPQVGGVLQEIRYQEGQMVKKGDLLATIDPRPFEMALQQATGNRMRDEAQLDAARVQLKRFQTLLQQDSIARQEVDTQAALVKQLEAGVVVDKANEGTARLNLSYTRITAPVGGRVGLRPVDVGNVIGTGDANGVAVITQLSPIDVQFSVPQDQVNAVLGNGNAPMAVKALDRTRSQVLDSGTFASLDNAVDPQTGTVKAKARFANAKGLLFPSQFVNVQLQLRTIEGAVTVPVNAVRQGPNGDQVFVINPDRTVTLRQVQRGQTTVDKIQVVKGLEAGERVVTEGADRLRDGGRVVLPGDAPAQGGRGAGGRGNGGGRAPQDGNAPAASAPAPAASATAGQRTTREQGAAATNAAPAQAAQAAPRAAGPTPEQRQRMLDSVAGDPEQLERRRKFLEALDRGDPQALERWQQMQQRRERQGQGQ, encoded by the coding sequence ATGCCCGCCGACCTCCCGCCCGACCGTGCACCCGCTCCCGTGACCGCCGGGCCGCCGCCGCGGCGCTTCGGCCGCTTCGGGCTGGGGATCGGCGCGCTGGTCGCGGTGTTCGTCGTGGCGGCGCTGGCCGTTGGCGGCTGGTACCTCACCCAGCCGGCCAACACGGCGTCGGCCGGGCCGGGCGGTGCGCCCGGCGCCGGGGGCGGCGGGCGGGGCGGTGGTGCAGGGGGCGGCGGTGCGCGTGGCGGGCCGCCGACGACCGTCGGCGTCGCGACGGCGGAGCGCAGCAACCTGAGCGTGACGCTGGAGGCGCTCGGCACCGTCACGCCGGTGGCGACCGTGCGCGTGCGGCCGCAGGTCGGCGGCGTGCTGCAGGAGATCCGCTACCAGGAAGGCCAGATGGTCAAGAAGGGCGACCTGCTGGCCACCATCGACCCGCGACCGTTCGAGATGGCGCTGCAGCAGGCCACGGGCAACCGCATGCGCGACGAGGCGCAGCTGGACGCCGCGCGCGTGCAGCTCAAGCGCTTCCAGACGCTGCTGCAGCAGGACTCCATCGCGCGGCAGGAGGTCGACACCCAGGCCGCGCTGGTCAAGCAGCTGGAAGCGGGCGTCGTCGTCGACAAGGCCAATGAAGGCACGGCGCGCCTGAACCTCTCGTACACCCGCATCACGGCGCCGGTGGGCGGCCGCGTGGGCCTGCGGCCGGTGGACGTCGGCAACGTGATCGGCACCGGCGATGCGAACGGCGTCGCGGTGATCACGCAGCTGTCGCCCATCGACGTGCAGTTCTCGGTGCCGCAGGACCAGGTCAATGCCGTCCTGGGCAACGGCAACGCGCCGATGGCGGTCAAGGCGCTGGATCGCACGCGCAGCCAGGTGCTGGACAGCGGCACCTTCGCGTCGCTGGACAACGCGGTCGATCCGCAAACCGGGACCGTGAAGGCCAAGGCGCGCTTCGCGAACGCCAAGGGCCTGCTGTTCCCCAGCCAGTTCGTCAACGTGCAGCTGCAACTGCGCACGATCGAAGGCGCGGTGACCGTCCCCGTCAACGCCGTGCGCCAGGGCCCCAACGGCGACCAGGTGTTCGTCATCAATCCGGACCGCACGGTCACGCTGCGCCAGGTGCAGCGCGGCCAGACGACGGTGGACAAGATCCAGGTCGTGAAGGGCCTGGAGGCGGGCGAGCGCGTCGTCACCGAAGGCGCCGACCGGCTGCGCGACGGCGGCCGCGTGGTGCTGCCCGGCGATGCGCCGGCGCAAGGCGGCCGCGGCGCGGGGGGCCGCGGCAACGGCGGCGGCCGCGCGCCGCAGGACGGCAACGCGCCCGCCGCGTCGGCGCCGGCGCCGGCTGCTTCCGCGACGGCGGGCCAGCGCACGACGCGCGAGCAGGGCGCGGCTGCCACCAATGCCGCGCCTGCGCAGGCTGCACAAGCTGCGCCCCGCGCGGCCGGTCCCACGCCCGAGCAGCGCCAGCGCATGCTCGACTCGGTCGCCGGCGATCCCGAGCAACTGGAGCGCCGCAGGAAATTCCTCGAAGCGCTGGACCGTGGCGACCCGCAGGCGCTGGAGCGCTGGCAGCAGATGCAGCAACGGCGCGAGCGGCAGGGGCAGGGGCAGTGA
- a CDS encoding universal stress protein, with product MYNRILLAYDGSDAGQKALLDCQELALWSHAELFLVAVMPSAMSFVGLEGGVYDVELEERERAKYQAILDDGLRRLSQGGYAAKGEVVTGEAIDEISKFARKVEANLIVVGHKHLDSWAARWWRGSISGALIEHAPCSVLCVITH from the coding sequence ATGTACAACCGCATCCTCTTGGCTTACGACGGCAGCGATGCCGGCCAGAAGGCGCTGCTCGACTGCCAGGAGCTCGCGCTGTGGTCCCATGCCGAGCTGTTCCTCGTGGCGGTCATGCCTTCGGCGATGAGTTTCGTCGGGCTCGAAGGCGGCGTCTACGACGTCGAACTGGAAGAGCGCGAACGCGCCAAGTACCAGGCGATCCTCGACGACGGCCTGCGCCGGCTGTCGCAGGGCGGCTATGCCGCCAAGGGCGAGGTCGTCACGGGCGAGGCGATCGACGAGATCAGCAAGTTCGCCCGCAAGGTCGAAGCCAACCTCATCGTCGTCGGCCACAAGCACCTCGACAGCTGGGCCGCCCGGTGGTGGCGTGGTTCCATCTCCGGTGCGCTCATCGAGCACGCGCCCTGCAGCGTGCTCTGCGTGATCACGCACTAG
- a CDS encoding ATP-binding cassette domain-containing protein, which yields MSAPAFEARGLRVALAGREVLHGVDLQVPAGRWMAVVGPNGAGKTTLLKALAQLLPASGDLRMLGRDARTWSARDRALALSWMGQGEGGAADLRAWDVVMLGRLPHQRWLASPSAADVAAAEAAMRETHCWDWRERPLGQLSGGERQRVLLARALAVGAPLLLMDEPLANLDPPHQADWLALVRRLVIQGRTVVSVLHELTIALQADDLLVLQDGRVAHHGPCAERATHEALARVFGGRVHVRAVDGSWVAVLRA from the coding sequence GTGAGCGCGCCCGCGTTCGAGGCCCGCGGCTTGCGCGTGGCGCTCGCGGGGCGCGAGGTTCTGCATGGCGTCGACCTGCAAGTGCCCGCCGGCCGCTGGATGGCGGTCGTCGGCCCCAACGGCGCGGGCAAGACGACGCTGCTGAAGGCACTGGCGCAATTGCTGCCTGCCAGCGGCGACCTGCGCATGCTGGGGCGCGACGCGCGCACCTGGTCCGCTCGTGACCGGGCGCTGGCCCTGAGCTGGATGGGGCAGGGCGAGGGCGGCGCCGCGGACCTGCGCGCGTGGGACGTCGTGATGCTCGGCCGCCTGCCGCACCAGCGCTGGCTGGCGTCGCCGTCCGCCGCCGACGTCGCCGCCGCCGAAGCGGCGATGCGCGAGACGCACTGCTGGGACTGGCGCGAGCGCCCGCTCGGCCAGCTGTCCGGTGGCGAGCGCCAGCGCGTGCTGCTCGCGCGCGCCCTCGCGGTCGGCGCGCCGCTGCTGCTGATGGACGAACCGCTCGCCAACCTCGATCCCCCGCACCAGGCCGACTGGCTCGCCCTGGTCCGCCGCCTCGTCATCCAGGGCCGCACGGTGGTCAGCGTCCTGCACGAATTGACCATCGCGCTGCAAGCCGATGACCTGCTCGTCCTGCAAGACGGCCGCGTCGCCCACCACGGCCCCTGCGCCGAACGCGCGACGCACGAGGCGCTGGCGCGTGTCTTCGGCGGGCGCGTGCACGTGCGCGCGGTGGATGGCAGCTGGGTGGCGGTGCTTCGCGCCTGA
- a CDS encoding FecCD family ABC transporter permease yields MKPRVSPATLAALLVLATAALVVLGLCVGSVGWEPPWNGAGPGDAVVWDIRLPRSVGAWFAGALLGLGGAVAQGLFRNPLADPYLLGSASGASLGVALFLFAMGGAGASGAWWAQLGLAVGGFAGALGAVLVTLVLARGVQQTLRLLLAGVVVGMVFGALTSLVMLWAPEVLRPLQGFLLGSTAFIGWSGAALMAVLLVLMIVAAIALSPGIDALSLGEATAASLGVPLHALRLGLVAVMALATGAAVAQVGLVAFIGLVAPHLVRSVVLPTYRWLLPLATLTGGVLLLAADVGSRWLLAPQELPVGLLTALLGGGYLLWLMHRRPL; encoded by the coding sequence ATGAAGCCGCGCGTGTCGCCCGCGACGCTGGCTGCGCTGCTGGTGCTGGCAACGGCGGCGCTTGTCGTGCTCGGGTTGTGCGTCGGCTCGGTCGGCTGGGAACCACCGTGGAACGGCGCCGGCCCCGGCGATGCCGTCGTCTGGGACATCCGGCTGCCGCGCAGCGTCGGTGCCTGGTTCGCGGGCGCGCTGCTCGGGCTCGGCGGCGCCGTCGCGCAAGGCCTGTTCCGCAATCCACTCGCCGATCCGTACCTGCTGGGCAGCGCATCCGGCGCGTCGCTCGGAGTCGCGCTGTTCCTGTTCGCGATGGGCGGCGCGGGTGCGTCGGGCGCATGGTGGGCGCAACTCGGGCTGGCCGTCGGCGGTTTCGCCGGCGCGTTGGGTGCGGTGCTGGTCACGCTGGTGCTCGCCCGCGGCGTGCAGCAGACGCTGCGCCTGCTGCTGGCCGGCGTCGTCGTCGGCATGGTGTTCGGTGCGCTGACCTCGCTCGTGATGCTGTGGGCGCCCGAGGTGCTGCGGCCGCTGCAAGGCTTCCTGCTCGGCTCGACCGCCTTCATCGGCTGGAGCGGTGCGGCGCTGATGGCGGTGCTGCTCGTGCTGATGATCGTCGCGGCGATCGCGCTGAGTCCCGGCATCGACGCGCTGTCGCTTGGCGAAGCGACGGCCGCCAGCCTGGGCGTGCCGCTGCACGCGCTGCGACTGGGCCTGGTGGCCGTGATGGCGCTGGCGACCGGCGCGGCCGTCGCGCAGGTCGGCCTGGTGGCGTTCATCGGGCTGGTCGCGCCGCACCTCGTGCGCTCGGTCGTGCTGCCCACGTACCGCTGGCTGCTGCCGCTGGCGACGCTCACCGGTGGCGTGCTGCTGCTGGCCGCCGACGTCGGTTCGCGCTGGCTGCTCGCGCCGCAGGAATTGCCGGTCGGCCTGCTCACCGCGCTGCTGGGTGGCGGCTACCTGCTGTGGCTGATGCACCGGAGGCCGCTGTGA
- a CDS encoding ABC transporter substrate-binding protein, giving the protein MKRLLALLLLAFASIASAAVTVIDDRGTSVTLPQPPKRVVTLLPSLTETVCQLEACDRLVGVDDFSNWPETVRKLPRVGGVNDAQVERIVGLKPDVVLLSSTARVLPRLQQLGVPVVGLDIKTLDDVRRVSRTIAQLLDVGGADRLWWQMQDGIDAAVRSVPDTMRGASVYFELSDGAYAASESSHIGQLLTRLGVRNIVPGSLGSVPKLNPEFVVRANPQVIMLFERDRPTLARRPGWSRIRAIHDNRVCAFTDAQADAIARPGPRLATGAQLLADCLAGRLTPKR; this is encoded by the coding sequence ATCGACGACCGCGGCACCAGCGTCACGCTGCCGCAGCCGCCGAAGCGCGTCGTGACGCTGCTGCCGTCGCTGACGGAGACCGTCTGCCAGCTCGAGGCTTGCGACCGGCTGGTCGGCGTCGACGATTTCTCCAACTGGCCGGAGACCGTGAGGAAGCTGCCGCGCGTGGGCGGCGTCAACGACGCGCAGGTCGAGCGCATCGTCGGCCTCAAGCCCGACGTGGTGCTGCTGTCGTCCACCGCGCGCGTGCTGCCGCGACTGCAGCAGCTGGGCGTGCCGGTGGTGGGACTGGACATCAAGACGCTGGACGACGTGCGGCGCGTCTCGCGCACCATCGCGCAGCTGCTGGACGTCGGCGGCGCCGACCGCCTGTGGTGGCAGATGCAGGACGGCATCGACGCCGCGGTGCGCAGCGTGCCCGACACGATGCGCGGCGCCAGCGTGTACTTCGAGCTGAGCGACGGCGCGTACGCCGCCAGCGAGTCGTCGCACATCGGCCAGCTGCTCACGCGCCTGGGCGTGCGCAACATCGTGCCGGGGAGCCTGGGCTCCGTGCCCAAGCTCAATCCCGAGTTCGTCGTGCGCGCCAACCCGCAGGTGATCATGCTGTTCGAGCGCGATCGGCCCACGCTCGCCCGCCGCCCCGGCTGGTCGCGCATCCGCGCCATCCACGACAACCGGGTGTGCGCGTTCACCGACGCGCAGGCCGATGCCATCGCGCGGCCCGGCCCGCGCCTGGCCACCGGCGCCCAACTGCTCGCGGACTGCCTGGCCGGCCGCCTCACGCCGAAGCGATGA